Part of the Gemmatimonadota bacterium genome, ATGGGGATTTCCGGTCATTCAGACCCTGTTCACTTTTGACATTGAATCCGGTTGATATGTACGACCAGATCGTTCCTGCACAATTGCGATATCGCCTCGGACTACAGGGACGGTTCTATGAGCCATCCGACTCCGGGCCATTTTTCACATTTTTAGATGCCCTCCCTCAAGCAGGACACATCCAAGATGATTCAAACCAGGCGAGTTTGCAGAGGATCCGCAACGATCTTCGAGAGAGGCTTCCTGATGCACTTCACAGGGAGTTCAGTAGAGCCGATCTATCCAGGAGGTTCTGTCCTGACCTCTTCGAGCGTATGGGCTATTCCTTTGTCGTACAGGAAGGCCCCGCAGAAGCTGGCTCAGATATTGTTGTCACCTTAGGTTCGCCCCTGTTGCCGGATTCGGTTGAGATCCGAATCGGTGTGCAGGTTTTCGCTGCCGAAGGAACCGTTGAAGAACCGTTTCTTCAGGATAAGTTGAACCAATTGCTTCAGGGCTGGGATAACAACAGCCTCGACTACGGAGTTTTACTTACAACGGGACTGTGTAGCGAGGAAGCCAAAGAAGCACTATACAGACACAATGAGAATAATCCGAATCGGCTTGTGCGCCTGATTGACGGCAACGACCTCGCTGATCTCTTTCTGCAATACTTTTGAAAGAAGAAAAACGGTGTCTGAACTTTGGCGATTTCACCCCTAGCCGAATGGCATAGACCCTAAAGATGTCAGGCACTACTGCTTATGAAGAGATCAATGCCATTTCAGATTTAAAAACGCCTGTGATGTGTACGCCTGAAGAGTTAATGGAGGTATAATACGATGTGGAAAGATCCCATAGTGGAAGAAATCCGCGCCATTCGTTCAGAAATAGAGGCGGAATGTGATCATAATTTTGGTAAGATATTCGCACGAGCGATTGAAACTCAAAAAAAATTAAACAATCGGCTTGTTTCCAAACCCACTTCACAATATCGAAAAAAATGACGCATCAGGTTTGATAAAAGTCCTGTCTGCAAAAAATAAAGGCGCAGTTCCAAGGTAGAGAAACTGCGCCCTTCTTATGCCCAGCATCACCTTTACATACGGCGGTGCCAAAGTCGATACTGTCGTGTGTTTACGAGGCTTTTTTGGGATAAACGACACGTAACTGTGTCATATCGCAGTCATCAAGCGTGAGGGTATCGGGATCGTCTTTTATTGCTTTGTCGATCTCCTCATCTGTCACGCGATCCAAATAATCAAAGTCTGTCCGCGACTTCTCTTTTTCAGACTTTCGACCAGAAAACCTCTCGTTCATCTTTTCTTGCCCCCTTGCGGAAATAAATGGAAATCACCTCACGCATCTAACACGCGCTGAAATGCTTCGAGATTGGGCACCTGTATCGCCGCGCGGAGCAACTGCTTGAGGCGTTGCAAATCTTCGATAGCCGCAATGCGAGTGGATAGGGGGTGCGCTTCGCTCATGTCAAATCGAATCTCCAACACATCGAGGATAGCTTCAATCGTACTTCTTCTTTCGCCTTGCTCAATGCCTTGCTCAATGCCTTGCTCAATGCCTTGCTCAACACCCTCCTCTCTGCCCTGCTCAAAACCTTCCTCTCTGGCTTCCTCTCTGCTTTCCTGGGTAAGGGATTGAAAAAGAGATGATTCGCGCAAGATGTCCATGATGCCCTCCTTGAAAATAATATTAGAAATCGTTTCAGGCTCATATACCAACTCACTCAATGCCACCATGCCTGCGAGATAATCCGCCCTATATGACCGAGCGACAGGGCGCGTTCGAGCCGTATGAATACATTGGTGCAACCACGCATCCGAAGCCATCCCCTCAGGCGGCTTCATCAACGGTGTGAAAGGAATCAGACCCGATTGCCCCGATTCGAGGACGCGCTCGCCTTCTATCTCAATCAGCCTGATCACGCGATACCGAATCGTGATTTCGTAGTCAAGATGCGCCTGGACATAGTACCCGGTATCGTGCTGCCCCGCATTGGGACGCAAGTAGATCACATTGGAATAGATCGGCAGACCGTGTTGCCGAATAGCATGTCCAATATAGCCTGCCATGCGACGCGGCATAGGTGGATTGGTGCTGTCAGTCGTTTGAAACTCGTTGTGGACCAATACCTCCTCACCATCGATACGCACGCGAATCAGGCTGTCGGTTTGGCGTGCTTCAACAGTGTATTGCTCTGTGTCAATGACAGCAAGAACCTCAACATCCTCGCGTCCGAGGGTGAATCCAGCAAAGTCGTCGGGATATTTCTGAATGAGGTGTTTGGAAATCGTATCAAATTCGGCCATGTGAAATGCCTCTTGTCTGATGGGGTAAGTGCGCGGGACACGCGCAACACTCAGACACAAAGCAAATATCAGGCCAAAAATGAAATTATCACAGAATTAAGCGAGAATTTGTATTGGTAGACATCTAAACATCGCATTTTGCTTTAAATATGCTGTATTGCACATTTGTTCACAACCTGAATTTAATCCGCAGATGGACGCAGATGGGCACAGATGAAAGACGAAAAGAGTACATTTTGAGCGATGAATGAGAGGTCAGGTGAAAGATATGTACCGCTTGACCAGGTGGACTGATAGATGTCTCATCACAATCGGTTGGCATTCGGAAAAGCGACCGCTTGTTATTGACCAGTGATGGTTTAATGACACTTGGGGACGAGGAGATCGCGCGTATTCTGAAGAACAATCCAGACGCACCGCTTGAAGAAGTTACCGCGGCACTCATCCAGGCCGTGGAAGAAGCCAGATATCCCTACCAGGACAATACGACGGTGTTACTCTACAGGCCGGAAGCCGATTTTGGGGAGGGAATGCTTCCAAGTAGCCTCGAGAACCACGACCAGAAACAGGCTTATCGAGACTCTGGTCGGCGTTTAAGAAAATGCTCACAAAATCTCCAGGTCAGCAATCAAATCTAACTTCTTGACACAATCCACATGGTGAGTATTATGTTCTCTTGACATAGGATTTGAAGTTAAAACCATCCTGCAACGCAAACCCGACAACAACGGGAGATTTTCAAAATGGAATATGATCTGACCACGGATGATGGCCTGCGCTGTGCGTGCCAGTCATTAAATATAGATATACAAACAACAAAAGACTTCGTCCAAAAATTTGATGGAGCAACCACCAAAGAATTTAAGGATTACCAAGAGCTTCTCTGGGAAAACGACAAAGACAATCCAATTTGTGATCCTCCTGGAATGGCTCCTCACGTTAATGTCGAGGAGATAATGAGAGACGACGTTTTTCTCGATTGGTTCTATAAAGAGTACCGGAGGATTCGATCGATCGATAGCCAAGGCCGCACCAAGCCTCTATGCGAGTTCGCAAACGAATTGTCGGGCTACATGCGCGAATACTCGCTAGATATCCGTAAGAATACCCCCAGAACTCGCATATATCGTGCCTTAGCGACTCTCTTTCCCGAAAACTTCACACGTCGCGTTTCTAAATCACAGTTAAAAGTTCTCGCAAAACGCATGGATATCGAAACAACAGGCCACTTAGTAGAGGTTCATCAAAGGATTCTGAACCGACTTGCCGATGTCAACGTACTCGGCGAACCAAGTGCAAGTGATCCAGATGAAGTGATCCGACGAATGATATTGACTTGGGAGCTTCCGTATGTAGTACCTCAAGAAGTTTCGACTCTCAACACAATTTTCTATGGCCCACCGGGGACTGGGAAGACTTACGCCACTACCCGGCGCTGCGTTGAGATTTGTGACGGAATGGTGCCAGATGATTGGTCAGACAAAAAAATCCGCGAACGTTATAGTGAACTTGTCAAAGAGCACCGAATCGAGTTCGTCACTTTCCATCAGTCCTATGGCTATGAAGAGTTCATTGAGGGTCTGCGCCCGGATACGAGTCGGAGCGGTGCTAGCTTCAGTCTCAGCCCGACCAGAGGTGTGCTCAGACGCATCGCAGAACATGCCCGCAATAAAACTGAACCCTATGTCCTCGTCATCGACGAAATCAACCGGGCCAATGTCTCAAAGGTGATGGGCGAACTTGTCACGCTCTTGGAAGAGGACAAGCGGGAAGGCGCAGAGAACGAAGTGACCGTGACGCTACCTTACTCAGACGAGCCTTTCACTCTTCCGGCGAATCTCCACATCCTCGGTACGATGAACACCGCTGACCGATCTATTGCGCTACTCGATACCGCGCTACGCCGCCGCTTTGATTTTGAGGAAATGGTACCTGATCCCGACACACTGAACACAGTGGAAGGCATCAACCTGCCCGATGTGCTCCGCGCACTGAACAATAGGCTGGAATTTCTCATCGATCGCGACCACTTGATTGGCCACGCCTGGTTGATGAAGGCACATACAAAGGAGGAAGTTGACCGCATCATGCAGCGCAAGATTATTCCACTCATTGCCGAATACTTCTACGACGATTGGGAAAAAGTTCGCGCTGTACTCGGTGGTACCGACGATTTTGTGCATAGCGAAAAACTTAAGCCACCACCGGGTCTGGATGATATGGGCGAAGACAGTTACCGATGGACAATGCAGGAGAGATTCGCGGATGGTGCATATGATAAACTTATCTCCGGCCCCCGTACTGAAGAAAGCGAAGCATCATGATCACGCCTTCGCCATTCCTCACCTGCCAAGAATGGGAGAACCTACCTGAGTCGTGCAATTTGACTGAGTCCGAGGCTGATCGTCTCTACGATCTTGCCAGGCACTCCGCTCGGCGACTGAAGTTACCCGAAGACGCTGTTCTCACCCGCACTCGCCACGGCTTGAAAGCTGGACAGGTCGTGGGTATTCTCGTCATTCCGAGAAAGACCCTCGAAATTCTACCCAAGATTGACGGAGAGAATAGTAACGTGCGTGAGGCACTTGTCCGCATGCTCGCCGTGGCATACAATCTCCGTGTGGTCGATGGCAAACTCGCGACTTTGGCCGTTCAGCAACACGATCTCCTTGAAATGCTTGTCCGTCTATTCGCCGACCAGTTACTCGCTGCTGTCCGGCGCGGTCTGCCTCGCCGTTACATCAGCCATGAAGAAGATTTGAAGCTATTGCGTGGGAAGCTCAACGTTACACGCCAGATAACGTATCTGGCCTTTCGGCCAGACCTATTGGCCTGTCGCTTCGACGAACTGTTCGAAGACACTCCTCTCAACCGCGTCCTCAAGGCGGCAGTATCCCGTCTCGCTGGCATCACTCGCTCTGTCGCCAATGCTCGGCTCCTTGCCCAACTTGCCGCCTACCTGGAGTTCGTGGGCAACTCACCTGATCCACTCTGCGAACGGGTACGCCTTGACCGCACCAATACCGCCTTCCACGACCTCTACTCCCTCGCCTGTCTGTTCCTGCAAGGGGACTGGCAGAGTACGACAAGCGGCGGCTCCCCGGGTTTCTCTCTGTTATTCCCAATGAACGACCTTTTTGAGAAATTTATCGGACAGAGCTTGAAACGCACCCTCCATCAACCAGTCTACCTTCAAGACCGTCGGCATCACGTACTAACCAACACGGATGGCTCGTCGATCTTCAACCTAAAACCCGACGCTGTGATTAATGATGTCCCTGATGGTCCTATCATTCTCGACACCAAATGGAAATCCCTCACTCCCGACAATAAGCGAACCTTGGGTGTCGAAGAGTCCGACATCTACCAGATGCTCGCCTACGGCCAAGCATACGAAGCTTCAAGCTTGATCTTGCTCTATCCCTGGCATAGTGAAATGGACTCGAAGGGGATCAGCCGCGATTGGACATTTACGGGAACCTCCCGTCATCTATATATAGAAACGATCAATGTCGGCTATCCCGATAAGGTCCCCGAAATCCTAAGATGTATTATGAACCGAGTAATAAACCACCTGAACAAAGCAGGTGAACCATGACAAAACATTATCTCTCCAAATCGAAAATCATGGCGGGTCGCCAGTGTGAAAAGCGTCTGTGGCTGGAGATGTATCGGTCCCATCTCATCGAATACGGCTCCGACGTTGAGCAGCGCTTTGCTGCGGGCGATAACGTCAATGAGGTGGCTCACGCCCAATATCCGGACGGGGTCCTCGTCTCCTACGATCACGGAGCGAAGGCTGCTGTAGAGGAGACCCAGCGTCTGCTGTCAGAACAGCCCGGTAAGCCGATCTTCGAAGCCACCTTCAAAGCGCATGATGTTCTGGTCCGTGTAGATATCCTCAAGCCGTGCAGCGGTGGCTTTGAAATCATCGAAGTAAAATCCAGCACCTCGGTCAAAGATCATCATTACGCAGACAGTGCAGTGCAAACCTGGGTTCTGGAATCCGCGGGCATACCGGTCAAAGCGATCTATCTTTGTCACATCGATAGGCAATTCGTGTATCCCGGCAACGGCGATTACCGGGGCCTGTTCCACTATGAAGACATCACGCAAGAAGTTCGAGAACTGAGCCGCGCAGTCCCGCAATGGGTAGAGCGCTACAGAGAAATGCTCAACAGCGACGAACCCGAAATCGAAATGGGGGACCAATGCACGGATCCCTATTCCTGTCCCTTTATCGATTATTGCCGTGGCGAAGAGACCGAGTATCCGCTGCGATACATGCCGCGTCCCCGTGGAACTCGTCAAGTCATAGACGCCCTGACTGCTGAAGGCATTGAAGACATCCGCGACATACCTGAAGACCGCTTGAGCAACGAGAAACAGAAATGGGTACGACGTGTCACGATAGCGGGCGAGCCGGAACTGAGACCAGAGGCTGCTGAGGTCGGCCAATATGGTTATCCGCGCTACTACCTCGACTTTGAGACCATCCACTTCGCGGTTCCCATCTGGGAAGGTACAGGCCCTTACAAGCCATTGCCATTTCAATGGTCCTGCCACATTGAGCTTGCCAGCGGAGATCTTCAGCACGAAGAACACCTTGACACCAGCGGCAACCCTCCGATGCGGACCTGTGCGGAAGCACTGATAGAGGCCATAGGGAAAGAAGGACCGATCTTCGCTTATGGAAGCTATGAAAAGACCGTCTTAAATGCCCTGATAGCCCGCTATCCCGATCTTGCCGAGAACTTGCACAAATTGAAGGAACGACTCGTGGATCTCCTTTCCATCGTGCGAAAGACTTACTATCATCCCGACATGCTCGGCTCGTGGTCAATCAAGAACGTATCGCCTGCGATAGCACCGCATCTCGGCTATGGGTCACTCGGTGATGTACAGGACGGAAGCGCGGCGGGCACGGCCTATTTGCAGATTATCAACCCTGAGGCCGATGCCGCCGAGCGGGAACGTTTGACACGCGAGTTGCTGGCTTATTGCAAGCACGACACCCTGGGAATGGTGGAACTC contains:
- a CDS encoding AAA domain-containing protein, which translates into the protein MEYDLTTDDGLRCACQSLNIDIQTTKDFVQKFDGATTKEFKDYQELLWENDKDNPICDPPGMAPHVNVEEIMRDDVFLDWFYKEYRRIRSIDSQGRTKPLCEFANELSGYMREYSLDIRKNTPRTRIYRALATLFPENFTRRVSKSQLKVLAKRMDIETTGHLVEVHQRILNRLADVNVLGEPSASDPDEVIRRMILTWELPYVVPQEVSTLNTIFYGPPGTGKTYATTRRCVEICDGMVPDDWSDKKIRERYSELVKEHRIEFVTFHQSYGYEEFIEGLRPDTSRSGASFSLSPTRGVLRRIAEHARNKTEPYVLVIDEINRANVSKVMGELVTLLEEDKREGAENEVTVTLPYSDEPFTLPANLHILGTMNTADRSIALLDTALRRRFDFEEMVPDPDTLNTVEGINLPDVLRALNNRLEFLIDRDHLIGHAWLMKAHTKEEVDRIMQRKIIPLIAEYFYDDWEKVRAVLGGTDDFVHSEKLKPPPGLDDMGEDSYRWTMQERFADGAYDKLISGPRTEESEAS
- a CDS encoding restriction endonuclease, with amino-acid sequence MPRAYVVKTVDKSGQPIPGIFAELQAGQARIGWSYRDDLDLRLIQDRIQQGQPLNQAQTEAKRCLGFLTRVDLNDYLLYPHQPNRGEFYVVQVTGDYDYSTAANSLNGDFRSFRPCSLLTLNPVDMYDQIVPAQLRYRLGLQGRFYEPSDSGPFFTFLDALPQAGHIQDDSNQASLQRIRNDLRERLPDALHREFSRADLSRRFCPDLFERMGYSFVVQEGPAEAGSDIVVTLGSPLLPDSVEIRIGVQVFAAEGTVEEPFLQDKLNQLLQGWDNNSLDYGVLLTTGLCSEEAKEALYRHNENNPNRLVRLIDGNDLADLFLQYF
- a CDS encoding DUF2779 domain-containing protein; the protein is MTKHYLSKSKIMAGRQCEKRLWLEMYRSHLIEYGSDVEQRFAAGDNVNEVAHAQYPDGVLVSYDHGAKAAVEETQRLLSEQPGKPIFEATFKAHDVLVRVDILKPCSGGFEIIEVKSSTSVKDHHYADSAVQTWVLESAGIPVKAIYLCHIDRQFVYPGNGDYRGLFHYEDITQEVRELSRAVPQWVERYREMLNSDEPEIEMGDQCTDPYSCPFIDYCRGEETEYPLRYMPRPRGTRQVIDALTAEGIEDIRDIPEDRLSNEKQKWVRRVTIAGEPELRPEAAEVGQYGYPRYYLDFETIHFAVPIWEGTGPYKPLPFQWSCHIELASGDLQHEEHLDTSGNPPMRTCAEALIEAIGKEGPIFAYGSYEKTVLNALIARYPDLAENLHKLKERLVDLLSIVRKTYYHPDMLGSWSIKNVSPAIAPHLGYGSLGDVQDGSAAGTAYLQIINPEADAAERERLTRELLAYCKHDTLGMVELVKYLSK
- a CDS encoding restriction endonuclease; translated protein: MITPSPFLTCQEWENLPESCNLTESEADRLYDLARHSARRLKLPEDAVLTRTRHGLKAGQVVGILVIPRKTLEILPKIDGENSNVREALVRMLAVAYNLRVVDGKLATLAVQQHDLLEMLVRLFADQLLAAVRRGLPRRYISHEEDLKLLRGKLNVTRQITYLAFRPDLLACRFDELFEDTPLNRVLKAAVSRLAGITRSVANARLLAQLAAYLEFVGNSPDPLCERVRLDRTNTAFHDLYSLACLFLQGDWQSTTSGGSPGFSLLFPMNDLFEKFIGQSLKRTLHQPVYLQDRRHHVLTNTDGSSIFNLKPDAVINDVPDGPIILDTKWKSLTPDNKRTLGVEESDIYQMLAYGQAYEASSLILLYPWHSEMDSKGISRDWTFTGTSRHLYIETINVGYPDKVPEILRCIMNRVINHLNKAGEP